A genomic segment from Amphiura filiformis chromosome 10, Afil_fr2py, whole genome shotgun sequence encodes:
- the LOC140162335 gene encoding galanin receptor 2a-like translates to MDNNGSEDIASQTGPIHLVPVPWDWRLIIQLILAITGILGNSLVIHIYLNTRELKKKTTNTFIAALAGADLVTSISLTPFPLLSRVPENAIGAFYCRVVFSANIMWISIVASIFTLTTLAVERYVAVALPSRYRIIFNKRNTLFIIIAIWLFGIVINTFEYYGFFVVNQQCAYILPSTSFQKFLGVAVFLVEFLIPILIMLVTNCRTIQILNVNSASFLGKADDQSRAAMSLLRARRRVVNMLMVVIITFIVCWSPDQIAYLVFNLGLVPVHYLFGPLYRAVVVLAFANSCLNPFIYVLTNNNFRRALRAVLDYRVGV, encoded by the coding sequence ATGGATAATAACGGCTCCGAAGACATTGCATCTCAAACAGGTCCAATCCATCTTGTACCCGTACCTTGGGACTGGCGACTCATCATTCAACTCATCCTCGCCATCACTGGTATTCTTGGCAACTCTCTCGTCATACACATATATCTAAACACGAGAGAACTCAAGAAGAAGACCACCAACACATTCATTGCAGCTCTTGCAGGAGCCGATCTTGTGACATCCATCAGTTTGACGCCCTTTCCATTGTTATCTCGTGTACCTGAAAATGCCATCGGGGCCTTCTATTGTCGAGTGGTGTTCTCAGCCAACATCATGTGGATCTCCATTGTCGCGTCCATTTTCACGCTTACAACACTAGCAGTAGAAAGATATGTTGCTGTTGCCTTGCCGTCACGATACCGAATCATTTTTAACAAGAGAAACACTTTGTTTATAATCATCGCAATTTGGTTATTTGGGATCGTCATCAATACCTTTGAGTATTACGGGTTCTTTGTGGTCAACCAACAATGTGCGTACATTCTCCCAAGCACCTCATTCCAGAAATTTTTAGGCGTTGCTGTATTTCTCGTCGAATTTCTCATCCCAATTTTAATCATGCTTGTCACAAACTGTCGCACTATTCAAATTCTTAACGTTAACTCCGCGTCATTTCTCGGCAAAGCAGACGATCAAAGCAGAGCCGCGATGTCATTACTCCGCGCACGACGCCGCGTTGTTAATATGCTTATGGTGGTCATTATTACGTTTATCGTTTGTTGGTCGCCAGATCAAATCGCCTATCTAGTCTTCAATCTTGGCTTGGTACCTGTTCATTACTTATTCGGGCCACTCTATCGAGCCGTCGTAGTGTTAGCTTTTGCAAATAGTTGCCTAAATCCGTTCATATATGTGCTGACCAATAATAATTTTCGGAGAGCGTTACGCGCCGTTTTAGATTACCGGGTGGGCGTATAG
- the LOC140162015 gene encoding retinol dehydrogenase 12-like, producing MTNCMILVILLGGVAFLYAWFWYRVHGYRTYCKSKTLLHGKTAIITGGNAGIGKETAIDLARRGARVILACRNPKLAAEAVKEVKKRSKNNNVMYRHLDLNSLESVREFATGFLEEEARLDILVNNAGFLRKKPRQETVDRFELLFGVNHFGHFLLTLLLLPRLKKCAPSRIVMVSSGAHRYAQATMDFKPKSPDGLRYPGLSGYPNSKAANIMFARELTHRLKGTGVTAFSLHPGVVYTSAMVKENPKIHLFIWPFLWLLCTSERTGAQGSIHCAVDESITSLSGSYFENCQPHPVRCWVAEDDAMCKKLWEVSCKAVGIEDTF from the exons ATGACAAATTGTATGATTCTAGTGATATTACTTGGTGGAGTGGCGTTTCTTTACGCCTGGTTTTGGTATCGAGTGCATGGATATCGAACATATTGTAAGAGTAAAACTTTGCTACATGGAAAGACAGCCATAATTACAG GGGGCAATGCCGGCATAGGTAAAGAAACGGCTATTGACTTAGCTCGTCGTGGTGCTCGTGTTATTCTTGCATGTAGGAATCCCAAACTTGCGGCGGAAGCCGTGAAGGAGGTAAAGAAACGTTCCAAGAACAATAACGTGATGTATCGCCATCTTGATCTAAATAGCTTGGAATCAGTGAGAGAATTTGCCACGGGGTTTTTGGAGGAAGAAGCGAGGTTAGATATATTGGTAAATAATGCTG GTTTCTTGAGGAAGAAGCCTCGCCAGGAAACAGTCGACAGATTTGAGTTACTATTTGGTGTAAATCACTTTGGACACTTTCTCCTTACTCTGTTGCTCCTTCCTCGTCTGAAGAAATGCGCACCATCTAGAATCGTTATGGTGTCCTCTGGCGCTCATAGATACGCACAAGCAACCATGGACTTCAAACCAAAATCACCTGATGGATTAAGGTATCCAGGATTGAGTGGTTATCCGAACAGCAAGGCGGCAAATATAATGTTTGCACGTGAATTAACTCATCGTTTGAAAGGCACAGGAGTTACCGCTTTTAGTCTGCACCCGGGTGTTGTGTACACAAGTGCAATGGTCAAAGAAAATCCCAAGATACACCTTTTCATCTGGCCATTCCTTTG GTTACTATGTACCAGTGAACGGACAGGTGCGCAAGGCAGCATCCATTGCGCTGTTGATGAATCCATTACCAGCCTCTCAGGATCATACTTTGAGAATTGCCAACCACACCCAGTACGGTGTTGGGTAGCTGAAGACGATGCTATGTGTAAGAAGCTATGGGAAGTCAGCTGTAAAGCGGTGGGAATTGAAGACACGTTTTAA